A window of the Deltaproteobacteria bacterium genome harbors these coding sequences:
- the rplN gene encoding 50S ribosomal protein L14, with product MIQVGTVLDVADNSGARRVQCIKVLGGTRRKYASVGDVIVVSVKEAMPNSKVPRGHVARAVVVRTAKELSRVDGSYIRFDNNSAVLIDNQKEPVGTRIFGPVARELRAKRFMKIVSLAPEVL from the coding sequence ATGATACAAGTGGGGACGGTGTTGGACGTGGCGGACAACTCGGGCGCCCGGCGGGTACAGTGCATCAAGGTGCTCGGCGGGACAAGGCGGAAGTACGCCTCCGTCGGGGATGTGATCGTCGTGTCCGTCAAGGAAGCAATGCCCAATTCCAAGGTGCCCAGGGGCCACGTGGCCAGAGCGGTAGTGGTGCGGACCGCGAAGGAGCTCAGCCGCGTGGATGGTTCGTACATTCGCTTCGACAACAACTCGGCGGTCCTGATCGACAACCAGAAGGAGCCGGTGGGCACGCGCATCTTCGGTCCGGTGGCACGGGAACTGCGCGCGAAACGCTTCATGAAGATCGTATCGCTGGCGCCGGAGGTCTTGTAG
- the rplX gene encoding 50S ribosomal protein L24, with the protein MSLFVRKDDTVMVVTGRERGKTGKVIKVLPGKSRLFIERVNLVKRHTKPRSAQQPGGIVEKEASIHVSNVMLMCDPCNAPVRVGYKFLEDGEKVRICRRCGQGLG; encoded by the coding sequence ATGAGCCTGTTCGTCCGCAAAGATGACACCGTGATGGTCGTGACCGGGAGGGAACGAGGGAAGACCGGCAAGGTCATCAAGGTGTTGCCGGGCAAGAGCCGCCTGTTCATCGAACGGGTGAATCTCGTGAAGCGGCACACCAAGCCGCGCAGCGCCCAGCAGCCCGGGGGAATCGTGGAGAAGGAAGCCTCCATCCACGTCTCCAACGTCATGCTCATGTGCGATCCGTGCAACGCCCCGGTGCGCGTGGGCTACAAGTTTCTCGAGGACGGCGAGAAGGTACGCATCTGCCGGCGTTGCGGTCAGGGCTTGGGCTAG